The sequence CCGTAACCGTCTTGTGTCTATACTGAAGGCTTGAGGGTTCCCGTGACAAGATGACCCACCCGAAATTACTGGTTTTGGATGACGACCCCACCGGCTCCCAGACGGTGCATGGCTGTTTGCTCCTCCTGCGTTGGGATGTGGACACGTTGCGCCTGGCACTGGCGGACGCATCACCCCTATTGTTTATCCTGGGCAATACCCGTGCCCGAACGCCTGCGGAAGCCGCCCAAATTACCCGGGAAATTTGCCAAAATCTCCGGCAGGTGGTGGGGGAAGATTTATTAAAAAATTACCTGGTCATCAGCCGTTCGGATTCCACGTTGCGTGGGCATTATCCCCTAGAAATTGACGTGATCAATCAGGAATTAGGCGGGTTTGATGCCCATTTGCTCATTCCGGCGTTTATCGAAGGGGGCAGAATCACCCGGGACAGTGTGCATTATTTAATTGTGCAGGGAACGCCCGTGCCGGTGGATCAAACGGAATTTGCTAAAGATTCGGTATTCGGGTATCGCTCTGCCTATTTACCGGCTTATGTGGAAGAAAAAACCGGCGGTAAGATTCTGAGTAACAATGTGGTGCGTTTTACTTTGGATAAAATCCGTTCCGGCTGTGATGAATTGTTACTGAGTTTGCACAATAATGCCTGTGGGGTGGTGGATGCGGTGACCCAGGAGGACTTAAATTTATTTGCCCAAGCCCTCTATCGCACCCATGCCCAGGGCAAACGGTTTCTCTTGCGTTCTGCCGCCGGAATTATCAGTGCCTTAGCCCAATTGCCCCCCCAACCCGTCGCCCCGGAATTGATGTCGAATTATGTCCGAGGCACTTTACCCGGCGTGGTGATTGTGGGTTCCCATGTGCAGTTGTCCACCCGGCAGGTTCAGCATTTATTGCAACAGGAATATGTGCGGGGGATTGAATTAGCGATTACCCAATTACTCCAGGGCAAAACCCCTTTAGAAGTGGTCGAAATTGCCGTTGAATTAATTAACCAAACCCTGAATCAAGGTTTAATTCCTGTCATTTATACGCCCCGTGAGGAATTGCAATTTCCTGATACCCAAACCCGCTTAAATTTCGGTCGGCAGGTGGCACAGGTGACCTCCCTATTGGTGCATCATTTGCCCGCAGAAATTGGCTTTCTGGTCAGCAAGGGGGGGATTACATCCAACGAAATTCTCAGTCACGGGTTGGATTTAACTGCCGTGCGCTTACTTGGGCAAATTGCGCCGGGAATTAATGTAATTCGCACCCCCAAGGATCACCCCCAATTCCCCAATTTACCCGTGGTGATCGTACCGGGCAATGTGGGGGACGAGGCAATTTTAACCACGATTGTCCAGCGGTTAAACCCCCGGCAAACCTAAGCCCCCCGTGAGGTCGTCCATTTTTTGCTTCATCGTGGCGGTGGACTCATCGTAAGCCGCCTTGAGTGCCGTAAACACCAATTCCGACAGTTCCCCAGCCCCTTTTTCCAGTGCCGCTGGCGCAATCTCGACCCGCCGGGGTTCCTGGTTGCCGCTCAGCACCACCTTGACCGCCCCTTCGGCTGCTTCCCCGACGATTTCCATGCTGTCCAATTCCTGTTGCATCTGGATGGCGCCCTCTTGCACCTGTTGCGCCTTTTTGATGGCATCGGCAAATTCCTTCATCTTGCCCAGCCCGAACCCGAACCCTTTCCCCTGAGTCATGTGTCCAAATGCCTCCACGTTCAAATGCTTTCAGACTACCACACTCGCCCCCCCAATGCGCCCATCCGCCAGTGCTAGGATAAATAATGCCCATTCCTATCCCTCTGTTGGTCGCACATCCATGTTAAAACTTCTGCTCGGTGACCCCAATCAGCGCCGCATCAACCAGTACAAGCCGCTGGTGGTGGAAATCAACCTGCTGGAAGAGGAGATGCAGAGGCTTTCAGACGAGGAATTGCGGGGGAAAACGGCGGAATTTCGCCAGCGTTTAGACCGGGGGGAAAGCCTAGAGGATTTGCTCCCCGAAGCCTTTGCCGCCGTGCGGGAAGCGGGAAAACGGGTACTGGGACTGCGCCATTTTGACGTGCAGTTGTTGGGGGGGATGGTGCTCCACGAGGGGCAAATCGCCGAGATGAAAACCGGGGAAGGGAAAACCCTGGTGGCGACCCTGCCTGCCTATCTGAATGCCCTCACCGGCAAAGGGGTGCATATCGTGACGGTGAACGATTACCTCGCCCGCCGGGATGCGGAATGGATGGGGCAATTGCATCGGTTCATGGGCTTGAGTGTTGGGTTAATTCAACAGGGGATGGATGCCAGCGAACGGCGCAAAAATTACGCCTGCGATATTACCTACGCCACCAATAGCGAATTGGGGTTTGATTACCTGCGGGACAACATGGCAACCAGTATCGAAGACGTGGTGCAACGGAATTTTCACTACTGCATTATTGACGAGGTGGATTCGATTTTGATTGACGAAGCCCGCACGCCTTTGATTATTTCCGGTCAGGTGGGCGACCCGGAAGAACGGGAAAAGAAATATATCACCGCCGCCCAGGTTGCCGCCCAACTCCAGCGGGATGAACACTACGAAGTGGATGAAAAAAACCGGAATATTCTCCTCTCGGATGAAGGCTTTATCCTGGCGGAAAAAATCCTGGGCGTTACGGATTTATACGACCCGGAAAACCCCTGGGCGCACTATGTCTTCAATGCCATCAAAGCCAAGGAATTATTTATCAAAGATGTGAACTATATCATTCGTAATGATGAGATTGTAATCGTGGATGAATTTACCGGGCGGGTGATGCCAGGGCGACGCTGGAGTGATGGACTGCACCAGGCAATCGAAGCCAAAGAGGGGGTGCCCATTGAACCGGAAACCCAAACCCTCGCCACCATTACCTATCAAAATTTCTTTTTGCTCTACCCGAAATTGGCGGGGATGACCGGCACGGCAAAAACCGAGGAAGCAGAATTTGGCAAGATTTACAAATTAGATGTGACCACCATTCCCACCAACCGCCCCAATGTGCGGAAGGATTTACCGGACGTGGTGTACAAAACGGAGACGGCGAAATGGCTGGCGATTGCGGAGGAATGTGCGGAATTACACGCCCTCGGTCGCCCAGTTTTGGTGGGGACAACCAGTGTAGAAAAATCCGAACTTTTATCTTCATTACTTCAACAGCGGGGGATTCCCCACAATTTGCTCAACGCCAAACCGGAGAATGTGGAGCGGGAGGCGGAGATCGTGGCGCAGGCGGGGCGCAAAGGGGCGGTGACCATTGCCACCAACATGGCGGGGCGGGGGACGGACATCATCCTGGGGGGGAATGCGGAGTACATGGCACGCTTGAAGGTGCGGGAGTATTTTATGCCCCGGTTGGTACTGCCGGAAAGTGAGGATGGGTTGAATGTTTTTGCGTCCCTTTTGGGGCAAAGCCGGGCTGGGGGTGTGGGGTTTGGCACGGGCAAGAAAATCAAAACCTGGAAAGCATCCCCCAACATTTTCCCGACGGAGTTGTCCCCCGAAACAGAGCGGGCGTTGCGGTCAGCGGTGGATTTTGCGGTGCAGGTGTACGGGGAGCAGAGTTTGCCGGAGTTGGTGGCGGAGGATAAAATTGCGATTGCTTCGGAGAAAGCCCCGACGGATGACCCGGTGATTGCCCGGTTACGGGAGGCTTACAATCTGGTACGCCGTGAGTACGAAGTTTATACCAAAGCGGAACATGACGAGGTGGTCAAACTGGGTGGGTTACACGTGATTGGCACGGAGCGGCACGAGTCCCGGCGGGTGGATAACCAACTGCGGGGGCGGGCGGGGCGGCAGGGAGACCCGGGCACCACTCGGTTTTTCCTGAGTTTGGAGGACAATCTCCTGCGGATTTTTGGCGGGGAGCGGGTGGCGGCGTTGATGAATGCCTTCCGGGTGGAGGAGGATATGCCGATTGAGTCGGGGTTGCTCACCCGGTCTCTGGAGGGGGCGCAAAAGAAGGTGGAAACCTATTATTACGACATCCGCAAACAGGTATTTGAATACGACGAGGTGATGAATAACCAACGCAGGGCAATTTATGCAGAACGCAGACGGATTTTGGAGGGGCGAGACCTGCGGGAATTGGTAATTCAATACGCTGAAAAAACCATTGATGATATTATTGCCGCTTACATCAACCCGGATTTACCCGCTGAGGAATGGAATTTAGCTGGAGTGGTGGAAAAAGTCAAACAATTTATTTATTTATTGAGTGATTTAGAGGCGAGTCAATTAGAGGATTTGAGCATTCCAGAAATGCAGGCATTTTTGCACGAACAAGTCCGCATTGCCTATGACCTAAAGGAAGCCCAGGTGGAGCAAATTCGTCCGGGTTTGATGCGGGAAGCGGAACGATTTTTCATCCTGCAACAGGTGGATACCCTTTGGCGGGAGCATTTGCAACAGATGGATGCCCTGCGGGAGTCGGTGGGGTTGCGGGGTTATGGGCAACAAGACCCCTTGATTGAATACAAAATTGAGGGCTATGAATTATTCCAAGATATGATGACCAATATCCGCCGCAATGTGGTGTATGCCCTGTTCCAATTCCAACCCCAGGTGCAACCGGTCGCCAGTTAGTTTTTGTATGAATCTTAGTAATCATTAGGGCACCTCTATAAATTCTTGGTTCTGGGTACTATGGGTATGCCAACGATGAGATTTATGGTTGGCTCCAATAATAGCAGTCCTAAATGAGAATGGAACAGGGGTCGCAGGGCACCGCCCCGTTCTTGGTTCTCAGTAATCTTATGATGCCCAAGAATCTTTTAGCATTGCCGTATAAAAGCAGTTCGTAATTGTTCAGGGATTGCCCACAGGTTTTGCCCAGACTTTGGACAAAAAATTTAGAAAAAGAGATGGCTTTCCGGTTGGATATTGATTTCCATCGGCACGGCGGCAGGTTCACTTTGCAGGGCGTAAAGAATCGCTTGGGCGGCAGTTGCCGGGCGCAACATTTTCGTGCGATCTACTTTGAGAGGAATCTCATCCCAAAAGGGCGTATCCACCCCGCCGAAATAAAATAAAGTAACTTTAATGCTGTAACGGCGCAATTCATCAGCCAAAACTTTGCTCAACCCCACCGCCCCAAATTTGGACGCACAGTACGCCGCCGCCATCGGCATGGTATGTTTGCCCAAAATGCCAATCACATTGCAAATATGACCAGCCCGCTGGGTTTTCATCACCTGTGCCGCCGCCTGTAGGGTGTAAAAATTCCCCTGGAGATTCACCGCCAATTGGGTCGCCAAATCCGCCGGTGTCAGCTTGTCCCAG comes from Synechococcus sp. C9 and encodes:
- the secA gene encoding preprotein translocase subunit SecA produces the protein MLKLLLGDPNQRRINQYKPLVVEINLLEEEMQRLSDEELRGKTAEFRQRLDRGESLEDLLPEAFAAVREAGKRVLGLRHFDVQLLGGMVLHEGQIAEMKTGEGKTLVATLPAYLNALTGKGVHIVTVNDYLARRDAEWMGQLHRFMGLSVGLIQQGMDASERRKNYACDITYATNSELGFDYLRDNMATSIEDVVQRNFHYCIIDEVDSILIDEARTPLIISGQVGDPEEREKKYITAAQVAAQLQRDEHYEVDEKNRNILLSDEGFILAEKILGVTDLYDPENPWAHYVFNAIKAKELFIKDVNYIIRNDEIVIVDEFTGRVMPGRRWSDGLHQAIEAKEGVPIEPETQTLATITYQNFFLLYPKLAGMTGTAKTEEAEFGKIYKLDVTTIPTNRPNVRKDLPDVVYKTETAKWLAIAEECAELHALGRPVLVGTTSVEKSELLSSLLQQRGIPHNLLNAKPENVEREAEIVAQAGRKGAVTIATNMAGRGTDIILGGNAEYMARLKVREYFMPRLVLPESEDGLNVFASLLGQSRAGGVGFGTGKKIKTWKASPNIFPTELSPETERALRSAVDFAVQVYGEQSLPELVAEDKIAIASEKAPTDDPVIARLREAYNLVRREYEVYTKAEHDEVVKLGGLHVIGTERHESRRVDNQLRGRAGRQGDPGTTRFFLSLEDNLLRIFGGERVAALMNAFRVEEDMPIESGLLTRSLEGAQKKVETYYYDIRKQVFEYDEVMNNQRRAIYAERRRILEGRDLRELVIQYAEKTIDDIIAAYINPDLPAEEWNLAGVVEKVKQFIYLLSDLEASQLEDLSIPEMQAFLHEQVRIAYDLKEAQVEQIRPGLMREAERFFILQQVDTLWREHLQQMDALRESVGLRGYGQQDPLIEYKIEGYELFQDMMTNIRRNVVYALFQFQPQVQPVAS
- a CDS encoding four-carbon acid sugar kinase family protein, yielding MTHPKLLVLDDDPTGSQTVHGCLLLLRWDVDTLRLALADASPLLFILGNTRARTPAEAAQITREICQNLRQVVGEDLLKNYLVISRSDSTLRGHYPLEIDVINQELGGFDAHLLIPAFIEGGRITRDSVHYLIVQGTPVPVDQTEFAKDSVFGYRSAYLPAYVEEKTGGKILSNNVVRFTLDKIRSGCDELLLSLHNNACGVVDAVTQEDLNLFAQALYRTHAQGKRFLLRSAAGIISALAQLPPQPVAPELMSNYVRGTLPGVVIVGSHVQLSTRQVQHLLQQEYVRGIELAITQLLQGKTPLEVVEIAVELINQTLNQGLIPVIYTPREELQFPDTQTRLNFGRQVAQVTSLLVHHLPAEIGFLVSKGGITSNEILSHGLDLTAVRLLGQIAPGINVIRTPKDHPQFPNLPVVIVPGNVGDEAILTTIVQRLNPRQT
- a CDS encoding SDR family oxidoreductase, which codes for MLQDKVIVVVGATGGIGRAVVERLHPLGAKLVLAGRHPEALDTLSAPGGLKVPTDITDPAQVQNLMNEAVATFGRIDVLVNAAGIGILKPWDKLTPADLATQLAVNLQGNFYTLQAAAQVMKTQRAGHICNVIGILGKHTMPMAAAYCASKFGAVGLSKVLADELRRYSIKVTLFYFGGVDTPFWDEIPLKVDRTKMLRPATAAQAILYALQSEPAAVPMEINIQPESHLFF
- a CDS encoding YbaB/EbfC family nucleoid-associated protein: MTQGKGFGFGLGKMKEFADAIKKAQQVQEGAIQMQQELDSMEIVGEAAEGAVKVVLSGNQEPRRVEIAPAALEKGAGELSELVFTALKAAYDESTATMKQKMDDLTGGLGLPGV